The genomic window TCGTGCCCAGTTCGATCACCGTGGCCGTTCCCATCCGCGCCATGACGAGCAGCGCGGCGACGATCGGCCCCAGTTCCCGCACCACCACCGTGACCATGATCGTGCCCAGCAATTGCTCCACGCCCACGCGCGCCAGCAGCAGCACGGTTTGCCCGACGATGACCAGCCCCAACGCCGCGGCCAGAAAGGCAACCATCGGTATCAGCCGCACACCCGCCCGGGTGATTTGAATGCGAATCAGCGGATGCACCACGCGCGCGGCCACGTTGAATTTCGTGAAGGTGACGACCAGCGTAATCAAAGCAAACGCGCCGAGACCTTGGATGGTTTCGATGAGCCGCAAAATCTTTCGCCCCACAAAAGCAAAATAAGCGCGGGGCAGTCGGGCAACGGAATGTTCCGGCGGCAGAGCAGCGACGCTGGCAGCGGCTTTTTGCACGGAACGAAAGTAAATTCTTCGCGGCGACCGGTCAAAGAGGTTTTGAGTGGGATGCGCCGCCAGCGCAACGTGACACCACCATCCCAATCGTCGAACGCACAAATTCCCCGCACCCGGCCTGCCGCCCACCCGCTCCCCATCCGATGGGGGGAGAATTCCCCGAAAGGAAATTTCGCGCATCAAACCCCAGAACCCGACGGGCGACGACGTAGCGCGGGCGTCTTCGCCTGCGAGTTGGCCAGGCGTCCCGCCGGGCGTTCGCGCTGGCAGCGGGACGCTGCTGCAACTCGCAGCCGGGACGGACTGCGCTACAGGGTTCATCGAGAGGGACGGGGTGAGGGGTAACTGCTTTTGCCGAACATCACAGGCAATTGATCTGAGACAATGGCGTTTGTAATCAACCTGTGAATAACTTTCTGAGGGGTTACCCGGTATTTGTCCAACCCCATCGGCTAGATTGGAACGCATGAAACTAAAACCTTGTCGTGATTTGGTGTGGATGATACGAACAAGCGATTCCACTTGGAATGGTTTTCGACTACCGGAGATGAACTACTACGCGCACACCGCCGCCGATAACCACCCTCGCCCATCGGATGGGAGAGGGGTTGGGGGTGAGGACTGGCAACCTCTGTCCGTTCACCTCTGCAGCGTCGCGGACTCGGCGAAGAAATTTGCTGGCCCGCTTGGCCTCGCCGCCGAAGCCGAACGAGTCGGATTGTTGCACGATTTATCCAAGATTTGATGTAGCCATGAACGCCACTCAACTCTTGGCCCACCCGGACCAATCGCTCGTTAAACATCTCTTGGGTGTGGCCCGCCGTGCAAAAGAGTTCGCCGCTCGCTTCCAAGGGGAGAATCACGCTGAGTTGGCGGGGCTGCTCCACGACTTGGGCAAGGCCGAGAAGGAGTTCCAAGACCGGATAGCGGGCAAAAAAGCTGATACCCCCTCATCACGCCGTCCGCCGCCCGTGGCATTCTGGAGGCCATCCTCATGAAGCCCATCGAAAAGCCCGAATCCGGCAATCGCCACAACAAGGTCGGCTTCCGCTGGGTCATCACCCGTTTGGGCATCATCAACAAGGGGACGATGTTCTCGATTCTTCGCAATGAACTCGGATACGGCGCGCATCAGAAACCGGAGAACGCCACCGGTTATGACATCAATGCCGACCGCATCCGCGCCCAACGCCACAGCCTCGTTCTCAAAGACGTGGAATACCTGCAAGCGCGGATGACGGGTGTCGCCGACACCAGCGTCACTCTCCGCCGCGCACAATTCCGGGCCGCCGATGATTCGGCCAAATGCGCCGGCATCGCGCGGCAGATCATCGCCGGCAAACTTCAAAACAGCCGCAACTCTCTCTTGCGCGCCGCTCGCGAAACTGAAATCTCCGATCACAAATCTCAGATCGCTGAGGCCACCGACGCTCTCGCCCGACAGATTCAAGAACTGGGCCGCTGGACGACGGAGCGACTTCGCGAACCTGGCGCGCTCGACGCTCTGCGCGGCGCGGAAGGCATGGGCGCGCAGACTTACTTCAGCGTCTTCACCCTATTGCTCAAACAACAGCGCGATGAATTCACGTTCACCACGCGCACGCGGCGTCCGCCCCGCGACCGTATCAATTGCCTTCTCTCATTCCTTTACGCACTGGTGCGGCACGATTGTATCGCCGGACTCACGAGCATCGGCCTTGATCCGTTCGTTGGTTTCCTGCACGCCGAACGCCCGAACCGTCCGGCGCTGGCGCTGGATTTGATGGAAGAATTTCGCCCTTGGCTGGCCGACCGGCTGGCGGTCACGCTCGTCAACCGGCAGCAAGTCGGGACGGAAGATTTCAAAATGCGTGAAGGCGGCGCGGTGGAGTTCACGGATGCCGGCCGCAAGCGCGTCATCAAAGCCTATCAGGAACGCAAGCAGGAGAAACTCACGCACCCGCTGCTCGATCAGGAGTTTCGTCTAGCGCAGATCCCTTTCGTGCAGGCGCGCGTTCTGGCCCGTCATCTGCGCGGCGACTTGACGGATTACATTCCGCTCGTTCCCAAGTGAACTTGACTCTCAACTTTCAACACTCAACTCTCAACTCGTGCTCATCCTGGTCACCTACGACGTTTCGACCGTGGAAGCCGCTGGCCGGCGTCGGCTGCGGCGCGTGGCGCAGGCTTGTGAGGACTACGGAACGCGCGTGCAGAAGTCGGTGTTCGAATGTCAGGTTGGCCAGAAGGAATGGGCGTCGTTGCGCGACCGGCTGCTCCGAGAGATCAACGCGGAGGAAGACTCACTCCGCTTTTACTTTCTCGACGAAAAAGCCGTTCAACGCACCGAACATCACGGCGTTGACAAGCCGGTGGATTTGACGGAGCCGCTGATTTTATGACGATGCTTCCGCGAACCATGAGTGACGGGCAAAGGGCCGGGGTTTCGCGGCGCGGCAGAACCGCAATGCTGACGGACACTTTCCCTTGTTCTTTGACAATTCAATGCTCGCAAGTGCGCGGAGAGTTGGCGGGTTGGCGAAAACCTGCTACAAAGCTCCTGCGGCTCGGTCAGTTGGGAGGGCCGCAGTCGCCGCGCTCACGTGAGCGCGGCGCGGATTGAAACGCAACAATCGAACGCCGACAAAGCGAAACAACAGGATTGCCCCGCTCACACGAGCGGGGCGAACATCGGATAATTGCGTAGATTTGGCAGTTGAAACGCCAATGCGGTTTGAACCAAAGTCTGCGGCGTGAAAATCTCTGTCATTGTCCCGGCTTACAACGAGGAGAAGCTCCTCGCCAAATCCGCCGGCTGTATCCAGACCGCGTTTGGCGCGTTTGATCGCCTGGCTTGGGAACATGAACTAATCGTGTGCGACAACAATTCGACGGACCGGACGGCCGAACTGGCGCGGTCGGCCGGAGCGACGGTGGTCTTTGAGCCGGTTAATCAAATCTCTCGCGCACGCAATCGCGGCGCCGCGGCGGCGACCGGCGACTGGCTGGTGTTCATCGACGCGGATTCGTATCCATCGGCGGAGCTGTTTGGCGAGGTGGCGGCGGCGATTCAAACCGGGCGCTGTGTGGCCGGCGGTTGTCTGGTGCGGCCCGACGGCTGGAATTTCCCCACGCAGTTGTTCGTGCAGGTCTGGAATGTGATCAGCCGTCTCACGCGCTGGGCGGCGGGCTCGTTCATTTTCTGCGAGGCGTCGGCGTTCCGACGCATCGGCGGTTTCAATCTCGACTTGTTCGTGACCGAGGAGATTGATCTGAGCAAACGACTGAAGCAATTGGCGCAGGAGACCGGAAAACAGATGGTCATTTTGCGCCGGCATCCGCTGATGACTTCGGACCGCAAACTGAAACTTTACTCGGCCCGCGAGGTTTTACGTTTTTCGGCGAACATGGTTTTTCGTCCGAAGCACACTTTGAAGGATCGCGCGGCCTGTCATCCTTGGTATGATGGCAGGCGCTGAATCCAGCGGAGTGGTGGAGAGGGCGGGTGTTGGAGTGCTGGAGTAATGGAGTGATGGGACTTGAATTGTTTAGCTCTCTGACCGGGTACGGAAACACCGTTTGGTGTCCCGGCTTTAGCCGGCCAGCACGACCTGCACACGCTAAAGCGTGGACACCAAACAGTGGAATCCGCCGGTCATCGCATTTCCGTATGCGTTCTCCGTGCGCGACCACTCCAACACTCCAGCGCTCCACCACTCCATTTGGTCCCATCTAGCCGCTTGCCAAGGGCGGCGGCGATTTGTTTAATGCCGGGGTGCTGCAACAACAAACGATTGGCAAGCCCGTCTCCTACTCCGGGATCGGCTTGCACAGCGGGAATCGGGTGGCGATGTCGTTCCTGCCGGGCGCGCCCAATTCGGGAATTCGTTTTCGAAGGGTTGATCTGGAGGGCAACCCGGAGATCGAAGCGCGCGTGGAGAACGTAAGCGAAACCACCCGCTCCACGACGCTTTCCAAAGGCAATATCAAGATCCACACGGTCGAACACGTGCTGGCGGCCTTGGCGGGTTGCGGCATCGACAATGCCGTCGTGGAACTGGACGCCAACGAGCCGCCGGTCGGCGATGGCAGCGCGCGCGAATATTGCCGGATGATCGAATCGGCGGGCCTCGTGCCGCAGGCGGACCGGCGCGAACCGTACACGGTGACGGCGCCCATCGAGTTGCAGATGGGAGAAACGGTGATGTCCATTTTCCCGAACGACACGTTCAAGATCACCTGCACGAGCGCGGACAAACAGGGACGGTTCACGCAGTTTTACAGTGTGGAACTGTCCCCAAAAACCTGGGAGCGCGAACTGGCCCACGCCCGCACGTTTTGCTTTTACGAGGAAATCGAGTTCCTGATCAAGAACGGCTTGATCAAAGGCGGCAGTCTCGAAAACGCCGTCGTCATCCGCGAGGACGCCGTGCTGACCAACGAGCCGCTGCGGTATCCCGAAGAATTTGTCCGCCACAAGATCCTCGACATCGTGGGCGATCTTTCGCTGCTGGGTCGTCCGCTGTGCGGTCATCTGATCGCGGTGAAGCCGAGTCACACCGCGAATTGTGAACTGACGCGGCAGATCAGCGCCCAGATGCGCAAGCCGCTCGTCGCCGCGCAGACGTTCGCGCCGCCGCCCGTCGCGCAAAGAAATTCAGCGACGACAGAGCTTTCGTCGATTGACAACCCGATCCAGGACGGCCGCATGCTTGACATCGCCCAAGTGTTGAAGATTCTGCCGCACCGTTACCCCTTCTTGATGATTGACAAGGTGACGAAGATCGAGGGCAACAAGATCACCGCGTTGAAAAACGTCAGCGTCAACGAGCCGTATTTTCAGGGGCACTTCCCCAATCACCCGATCATGCCCGGCGTTTTGCAACTGGAAGCGGTCGCGCAAGCGGCGGGCATTCTCATGCTCAAGCAGGCCGAAAATGCGGGCAAGCTCGCCTATTTCATGTCGGCAGAGAATGTGAAGTGGCGCAAACCGGTGCGGCCCGGCGAGACGCTCACCATCAGTGTCGAACTGACCAAATCGCGCGGCAAGATCGGCAAGGCCAAGGGCGTTTGCTACGTCGATGGCGACGAAGTGAGCGAAGCCGAGGTGACGTTCATGCTGATGGACGGCTGAGGTAATGTTGCTTTCGCGATCTGCGATTCATCTCTGTATGACCCATCCAACCGCCGCCATCCATCCGCAAGCGCAGATTGGCACCAGTTGCGAGATCGGGCCGTATTGCGTCATTGGGGAGACTGTTGAGCTTGGTGAGGGTTGCCGCTTGCATTCTCACGTGGTGATCGATGGTCACACGCGGTTGGGAAAAGGGAACGAAGTTTTTCCGTTCGCGAGCATCGGTCTGCAGACGCAGGATTTGAAATGGAAGGGCGGCATCACCAGAACGGAGATCGGCGACCACAACACCTTTCGTGAATACGTCACCATCAACAGCGCCACCGGCGACGGCGAAGCAACCACCGTTGGTTCGCACAACCACATCCTCGCGTACTCGCACATTGCGCACAACGTGACGCTCGGCAGTCACGTCATCATGTCGAACGTGGCCACGCTCGCGGGACATGTCACGGTGGAGGATTACGCCGTGGTCGGCGGCCTCGCAGCCATTCACCAGTTTTGTCGCATCGGGAAAATGGCCATCATCGGCGGCTGCTCCAAGGTCGTGCAGGACGTGCCGCCCTTCATGCTGGCCGACGGCAACCCAGCCGAGACGCGCACCATCAACAAAATCGGCCTGGAACGCAACGGAGTTTCGGAGGAAGCGCAGGCAGCCTTGCGTCAGGCCTACAAAATTTTGTTTCGGGAAGGCCTGACGATTCCCAACGCGCTGGCGCGGATTGAAGCCGAGTTGCCTCAATTGCCGGAAGTGCAGCACCTCGTCCAGTTTGTCCGGGCCAGCGGGCGCGGTATCAGCAAGTGACGTGATTCTGTCATGACGTTATCACCGGCGGCGCGGGCGAAACATTTCTGCGTGACCGGAACTTCCACCAGCGGACATGCCGTTGAGCCGGCTCGAATCGTTCCGTGGCGAGCGAGCGAAGATGTCGGCGCAATCCTTGATTGGCCCGCGTGAAAAATATCAAGTTGATGAAAATCCCCAAGGCAAACCAAACAAGGATGGTCGTTTCAGTTTGGATGTTGAATCGACGAGTACTAAACTGGAGCGCCTCCAGAAACATCCCGCCAACGTAAAACAACACCCAGGGCAGAATCAGAATGCGCGCGACGGCCGAGCCGGTGGCGCGGTTGGCGTCCTTGGCCTTCAACCCCAGCCACATCCCCACCCAACTCAACGTGTAAACATCGGCCACCAGCATTCCCATGCCAGCGAGGAACACCAGCGTCCGGGTGCTTTCATATTTCAAGTTTATGAGGAACAGAAAGTCCGCCAGCAGCACGATCAAGATCGGACCGAGGAATTGTCTTCGCAAAGCCAGCAATTGTCCGCGCAGAATTTCGGACACGCTCAGCGGAGTGGACAACAACAATTCCAGCGCGCCGCTCTGACGATCGTGGTTGAGGCGTTGGCAGGCTTCCGTGGCGACCCAGATTTTCAACACCGAGTGCAAGAACAACGCCGTCATCACATAGGTCACTTCTTCGAGCCAGTCATTTTTCAGTTCGGCCAGTCCCCACAACCAGACGACCGCCGACAGTCCCAAAAAGGCCCATACATACGTTGGCTTCAGACGGTCGCGACCCGCGAGCCAGAAAAAAGGGTTCACGTTCATCAAGCGTTCCCGAAACGCTTTCCGTTCGGCGGGTCCGCCGTAACTCCACTGCTTCCAGCGTTCCCGCCAGCGCAGTCTGGCAACAGTTGCCGGATTGTCCTGCCAGGCGTGCGGCAGCCGCGCGCTCGCCAGCGCCAGCAAACCCCAGCTCAACGAATGTGTCGCCAGCAACGACCACCAGAAATTGGGATCGAGCGAAGGGAGAAACGACGCAGCCGAAGCCAGGTAGAAGGCGTAAGCCGGGCTGGGCAACAAGGCATAAACCGGTTCGCCCTGCCATTTCAGGACATACTGGTCAAAGAGCGCTCCACCCAATGGAATTCCGCCGGTGATGAACAGAATCAAGATGACGGTGTTGCCAACCGCATTCCGCTCGTTGCGCACCAGGGAGGAGACCCACATACCCGCCGCGAGCGAAAGAAATAGCGTGTTCGCCAGCACCAGCACCATGCGCCAGAATTGGACGCCGGCCACACCGCCCAGCAACAACGGAATTGCCAGCACGGGAAAGATTCCCAACAGTCCGTAAAACGAATTTAAGGAAGTGGCCGCCAGTTTGCCCAGCACCACGTCATAACCTTTCAGGTCGGTGAGGAACAACAACCCCAGCGTGCCCTCGCGTTTTTCTTCGCTGAGACAATCCGCCGTGTTGCGCGCCCCGGCCACCAGACAGTAGATGAATGCGAACGTCGAGAGCGTCATGAAAATGTTCCGGCTTAATTCGGAGGGGGAGGGCTGCCGGCCAAATTGCGAGAACGTCAGCATCCAACCGGCCGCGCAGATGGAAATCAGCGCCGCGATCACGCGCGTCCAGTAAGTACCACGCCGCCGGGCCGCCACGCGCAGTTCACGCGCCACTATCGGTAGGAATGTCATGCTCGATGATCCACCACAGCATGAGGAAGACGCGGCGAGTTGGCAATCTTTCAAGCGTTGGAGCGCGTTCAAAAGTAGCATCTGGACAAAGTCACCGTTTGGAGTTCCGCCTTCAGGCGGCCAGGCCAAGAGTGATGCATCGGACCGCCTGAAGGCGGGACTCCAAACCTCCAACCCCTTTGCTCGCGAGCCGAATCGGGCTGCACGTTGAACACGCGTCGAAAAACTCTATTTCTTCCCGCTGGAATTTCTGGCTTACTGATGACCATGGACAAAGTCCTGCCACCGCTCACACCCGGCACGCTCTACCTCGTCGCCACGCCCATTGGAAATCTCGAAGACATCACGCTGCGCGCGTTGCGGACGTTGAAGGAGTGCGACGTCGTCGCGGCCGAGGACACGCGGCGCACCGGACAACTGCTGAAGCATTACGGCATTTCCAAACCGCTGCTCAGCTACTTTCAGTTCAACGAAGCCCGGCGCAGCGAAGAAATCATCGCTCGCTTGCAGCGCGGCGAGAAGGTGGCGCTGGTGACCGATGCGGGCAGTCCGGGCATCAGCGATCCCGGCGAACGGGTCGTGCGCGCGGCGCGGGCGGCGGGTCTGCGGGTCGAGGCGGTGCCCGGTGCGTGTGCGCTGGTGGCGGCATTGACGGCCAGCGGCCTGCCGACGGATGAATTTCATTTCATCGGTTTTCTCCCGCACAAATCCGGTCAACGCCGCAAGCAACTGGAAGCGTTGAAATCGTTTGCGGGAACGCTGGTGCTCTACGAATCGCCTTACCGGATTGAAAAGCTGTTGGGTGAACTGGCGGGAATCTTTCCGGAGCGAACGGTAGTTTTGGCGCGTGAGTTGACCAAGAAGTTTGAGGAATTCTTGCGCGGCACTCCGCCGGAGCTGTTGGCCATCGTCAAAAAGCGCTCGCTCAAAGGCGAGTTTGTGGTACTCGTCGCGCCCACGTCATGATCCACGACTGACGCCGTCGTCCCAGCCGAATCAGAAGATTACTTTGCTTTGGCGGCCCGGACTTTCGCCCAACGCGCCTTGGCCGCCAAAGAGATCCGCTTGCGTGCAGCCGGGCTCATTTTCCGCCTCTTGCGAGCCGGGTTGGTACCCGGTCCGCGCAGCCCCGCTGTGGTGATGCTCGCGAGCTTTGCTTCAAGACGCTCGATTTCTGTCTTCAAGGCGAGAATGCGTTTCAACTTCGCCGCGGGCAGACTGAGTAATTCGTTCATGTTCATAGAGCAGGTATCCTAAGTAATTGCTTGGAGAATCCAAGCTCGAATTCAGCCCAAGCGATTCCCCGAGGTGCCATTGCAGTTTTCCGAAGTGAGCGAGGGAGCGGAGCATACTCAAGTCGCGATCAATTCCCCGATCACATGCCCGTGAACGTCTGTGAGTCGGCGGTCGATGCCGTTGTGGCGGAATGTCAGCTTCGTGTGGTCGATCCCGAGCAGATGCAAAATCGTGGCGTGAACGTCGTAGCAATAGGTCGGGTTCACGACGGCCTTGTAAGACCATTCGTCACTTTCGCCGTAGCTCACGCCGCCTTTCACGCCGCCGCCGGCCAGCCAGTTGGTGAACGTAAATGGATTGTGGTCGCGCCCTTTCGCGCCCTGGCTGCACGGCATCCGGCCGAACTCCGTCGTCCACAGCACGATGGTGTCGTCGAGCAGGCCGCGCGCTTTGAGGTCTTTGATGAGAGCGCCGGTCGGTTTGTCCATGCTGGTGGCCATGTCGAGATGGTCGCGGGCCAGGTCTTCGTGGCTGTCCCAGTTGCGGCGGGGAAAACCGTTGTCCGCGCCGCTCCAAAGTTGCACAAAGCGAACGCCGCGTTCGAGCAGCCGTCGGGCGATCAGACAACTCCGTCCAAAGTCTCCGGTGATTTGTTCATCGAGACCGTAAAGTTTTTTCGTGGCGTCGGACTCGCCGGACAGGTCCATCACCTCCGGCGCGCTGAGTTGCAGCTTCGCGGCGAGTTCGAAGGAAGCGATGCGGGCGTCGAGCCGCGAATCACCGTCGCGAGTCGCGAGATGTTGCTGATTCAATTTTTGCAGCAACGCCAGTCCTTCCTTCTCGCTTTCCGGCGTGATGAATTTGGCCGAGTCCGGCGGGAACAGATCAAAAATCGGATTGGGTTTGCCGACGCGGATCATCGTGCCTTGATGCGCGGCGGGCAGAAAACCAGAACTCCAGTTGGCCGGGCCGCCCGGCGCAAAGCCGCGCGGATCGGGCAACACAACGAACGTCGGCAGGTTGTTGTTCAGGCTGCCGAGGCCGTAGGAAATCCACGCGCCCATGTGCGGAAAACCGGGCAGCACGAAGCCGGTGTTCTGCATGTAGGTTGCCGGGCCGTGGACGTTTGACTTGCTGATCATGGAATGGATGAACGCGATGTCGTCGGCACACGAGCCGATGTGCGGCACGAGGTCATTGATCCATTTGCCGGACTGACCGTACTGCTTCCAGCCCCACGGACTTTTCATGCAATTGCCCGGATCGCTTTGAAACAGTTCCACTTTTTCGCCCGGATCAAATTTCTCCCCGTGGCGTTTGATCAGCGCCGGCTTGTAGTCAAACGTGTCGCACTGGCTGGCGGCACCGGACATGAAAAGCTGCACGACGCGCTTGGCCTTGGCGGGATGGTGCAGGCCCTTCAACACACCGGTCGTAGTCGCGCTCGTGAGAGCACGGGAAGAATCGGGTTCCGCAGCCAACAATCCTTCCGTCGCCAGCAGATGCGTGAGCGCGATCCCTCCCAACCCGCCGCCGAACCGCCAGAGAAACTCGCGGCGGTCGATGAGACTCGCGTCCTCTGCGCCCAATGACATAGGATTCTCTTTTGAGTCACAAATGTGACGGTTCATAACCGGGTCGTCTCCTGGGCTGAAGTTGGGCAGTTGAACGTGCTCGGTCTGTCTCTCTCGCTCCGAGAGGAACGAGCGGGGAGAGAGTCGGAGAGAGGGGCCAGCCAGAAAAAAACGCCTCCTCTCCCCGGCCCTCTCCTGCACTTTACGGAGGAGAGGGAGAAGAACCTGCTCGCGGCCGGTTGACGGACACAAATCGGGAACATGAACTTGCGATCGTCAAAACTTTCGGTGGATCTTGTAGCCGTGGACGTCAGTCCGCGCATTTCCAGTTTGGGAGAAGTCGGCGCCGACTCACGTCGGCGGCTACTATTTGAGGAAAGCGCTGGGGTGACAGGATGCTTGGTTCTCATAGAAATGGTTCAATCCACAAACAAGAATTCATTGCTGTTGAAAATTACGCGGCAAAGGTTGGGCAACCCAAATTTCTTCGCGTAAGCGATCAGGAGTTTTGATTCGTCAGGCCGCGGCGACCGGTTCAACGCCAGTTGATAAGCCGCTTCGATCTGCTTCGACGGGTCAGGACTCATGCTGTTGATGCGTTCGGCGAAATGCTCGCATTGCTTGAGCACGAACGGATCGTTCAGCAGCGCGAGCGCCTGGAGCGCGGTGATGGTCGTGTTGCGTTTGGCCGTGAGCAATGAAGGATCAGCGCTGTCCAGGCAATCCATGAACGGATCGGGCACGCTGCGCACGATGAACCGATAAATGCTGCGTCGGTAGCTTCCGGCACTGTCCACGTCAAAGCGCCCGTAGTCATAGACCGGGGAGTGGTCGTCCTTGAAATAGAACTGTTGAACGGACGGCCCACCCATCGTCGGATCGAGCTTGCCATTGACAAACAGAATGGAGTCGCGCACCTCCTCGGCGTCGAGGCGTTGACGGTTCATGCGCCAGAGGAAACGGTTGTCGCCATCAAGGTGCGCGGATTGCGGATTGTTCGAGGACGACTGGCGGTAGGTCGAGCTGGTGACGAGGAGTTTGTGGAGTTGTTTCAGCGATTCGCCGTTGTCGAGAAACCAGCAGGCCAGCCAGTCCAGCAATTCGGGATGCGTCGGCAACGCGCCCATGTGACCAAAGTCGTTCGGCGTATCAATGAGGCCACGCCCGAAATGATATTGCCAGACGCGGTTGACGATGGAGCGGCGCGTCAGAAGATTCTTCGGGTCGGTGATCCATTTCGCCAACGCCGCGCGCCGGCTGCCTTCGTCGTCGGGATCAGCGATGTCCAAGTGGCTGTCCAGGCCGGGCAGACAGCTCAGCGCACCCGGCGACATCAATTTGCCGGGGCGCTTGACGTCGCCGCGCGAAAGCAGATTCACCGGTCGCGGATTTCCGGCGGGATGAAAACTGCCTTCAGCGGAGAAATCATTGGCGGCGGCATAAACGATTTTCGGTGTTGGCAAAGCGGCGAGTTGACTCTTCACTTCCGTCAACCGGTCATTCGTTTCGCGAAGCTGGTTCCTCGTTGGCTCGTCCAGCAATGATTCGACCAAGGCTTTTCGCTGCTCCTCAGATTGCTTCACGGCGTCCTCGGCTTCCTGCCGTCTGGCCTTTTGATCTTCGGATTCATTGACTTCGCCGAGCCGGTTGCGACTGTTGCAATCGTCCACCAGATACGCCTTGGCCCAGCGTCCGCTTTCAATGGAATCGAGCGCGGTCACGTTCGCGCCCAGCGCGACGTTCGTGCCGCCGGAAAAAATCTGAAGCTCGCTCAACGCGAAAACATAATCCTTCGTCCGCTCCCAAAGTTTGGTGGCCGTCACACGGACGAACCGCGCGGTGCGATTGGTCGCGGAAATGACGACCGGCTTGGCCAACGGATTCGTGAAGTCAGCAGCAGTGTGATCTTCAAGCGTGGTTCGCTTGCTGAAGTTCGCTTCGTCCGAAATGTCCAACCGGAAGCGCACGGGAAAACCGAAGCCGGGCGTGTCCGCAAAATCCGTGGGCCGCGCCGGGTGCAGGCGGACCTCGTCGAGCGGCAGGCTTTTCCCCAGATCAACCTGCACCCACTTCTCAACGTCGGGCGAGGATTCGATGCCGCTGTGATAGCCGTTGCTGTGGCTGGTCTTGGTGGGTTTGGGCAGTGCAGCGAGTTTGTCCTTTTGTTCCTTGAGCCGCGCATCAAGTTTTTCAAGTTCCGGGCTGGTGAGCTTGGCCACCGCTTCGTTCAAC from Verrucomicrobiota bacterium includes these protein-coding regions:
- a CDS encoding DUF1501 domain-containing protein, producing the protein MSLGAEDASLIDRREFLWRFGGGLGGIALTHLLATEGLLAAEPDSSRALTSATTTGVLKGLHHPAKAKRVVQLFMSGAASQCDTFDYKPALIKRHGEKFDPGEKVELFQSDPGNCMKSPWGWKQYGQSGKWINDLVPHIGSCADDIAFIHSMISKSNVHGPATYMQNTGFVLPGFPHMGAWISYGLGSLNNNLPTFVVLPDPRGFAPGGPANWSSGFLPAAHQGTMIRVGKPNPIFDLFPPDSAKFITPESEKEGLALLQKLNQQHLATRDGDSRLDARIASFELAAKLQLSAPEVMDLSGESDATKKLYGLDEQITGDFGRSCLIARRLLERGVRFVQLWSGADNGFPRRNWDSHEDLARDHLDMATSMDKPTGALIKDLKARGLLDDTIVLWTTEFGRMPCSQGAKGRDHNPFTFTNWLAGGGVKGGVSYGESDEWSYKAVVNPTYCYDVHATILHLLGIDHTKLTFRHNGIDRRLTDVHGHVIGELIAT
- a CDS encoding DUF1553 domain-containing protein; this translates as MLILAGASNLRSAAPTLGDASKLPPPSSKAVDFVKDIRPIFEASCYKCHGPEKQKSEFRLDVKAAALKGGEHGQDIVFGKSAESPLIHFVAGLVEDMQMPQKGERLTAEQIGLLRAWIDQGAKWPEGIDAKTVKSKSDYWVFQPASRPAIPKVQNKRWARNPIDFFVLARLEKEKLKPSPEADRRTLIRRLSFDLTGLPPTPEEVAAFIADRRSDGYERLVDRLLASARYGERWGRHWLDVVHYGESHGYDKDKPRLNAWPYRDYVIQSFNDDTPYSRFVQEQLAGDVLFPNHPEKIPALGFISAGPWDFVGHVELPITKTDGLIARYNDRDDMVMTTMSTFQSLTVHCARCHDHKFDPIRQEDYYSLQAVFAGVDRANRQFDMDKEIYAKRKTLNAEKKSLEAKLKSLNEAVAKLTSPELEKLDARLKEQKDKLAALPKPTKTSHSNGYHSGIESSPDVEKWVQVDLGKSLPLDEVRLHPARPTDFADTPGFGFPVRFRLDISDEANFSKRTTLEDHTAADFTNPLAKPVVISATNRTARFVRVTATKLWERTKDYVFALSELQIFSGGTNVALGANVTALDSIESGRWAKAYLVDDCNSRNRLGEVNESEDQKARRQEAEDAVKQSEEQRKALVESLLDEPTRNQLRETNDRLTEVKSQLAALPTPKIVYAAANDFSAEGSFHPAGNPRPVNLLSRGDVKRPGKLMSPGALSCLPGLDSHLDIADPDDEGSRRAALAKWITDPKNLLTRRSIVNRVWQYHFGRGLIDTPNDFGHMGALPTHPELLDWLACWFLDNGESLKQLHKLLVTSSTYRQSSSNNPQSAHLDGDNRFLWRMNRQRLDAEEVRDSILFVNGKLDPTMGGPSVQQFYFKDDHSPVYDYGRFDVDSAGSYRRSIYRFIVRSVPDPFMDCLDSADPSLLTAKRNTTITALQALALLNDPFVLKQCEHFAERINSMSPDPSKQIEAAYQLALNRSPRPDESKLLIAYAKKFGLPNLCRVIFNSNEFLFVD
- the rsmI gene encoding 16S rRNA (cytidine(1402)-2'-O)-methyltransferase, with the protein product MTMDKVLPPLTPGTLYLVATPIGNLEDITLRALRTLKECDVVAAEDTRRTGQLLKHYGISKPLLSYFQFNEARRSEEIIARLQRGEKVALVTDAGSPGISDPGERVVRAARAAGLRVEAVPGACALVAALTASGLPTDEFHFIGFLPHKSGQRRKQLEALKSFAGTLVLYESPYRIEKLLGELAGIFPERTVVLARELTKKFEEFLRGTPPELLAIVKKRSLKGEFVVLVAPTS